A stretch of the Litorilinea aerophila genome encodes the following:
- a CDS encoding deoxyguanosinetriphosphate triphosphohydrolase, with amino-acid sequence MLTREELERREEQFLAPYAMRSSQSRGRVYPEEEHPYRTAYQRDRDRIIHTTAFRRLEYKTQVFVYSEGDHYRNRLTHSIEVAQIGRTLARALGCNEDLTEAICLAHDLGHPPFGHVGEATLNELMRNYGGYDHQRQTYRILTVLEHRYPDHPGLNLTYEVREGVVKHDTDYDVVDARDYHPEERGTLECQLSNLADEIAYNTSDLDDGLRSGILSSDAVQQLGIARKVLESLGMDGRVNLHETMNRHRFIRRLVGMEVTDTIQATQAALEAAEVRSIEELRALPYNVAGYSEEMRELNAELKRYLFRNFYRHYRVVRMASKAARLLRDLFTAYMEEPLQLPPQTQKRVDGHPEGLARVICDYIAGMTDRYAIQEHRRLFDPEERA; translated from the coding sequence ATGCTGACGCGGGAAGAACTGGAACGGCGCGAAGAGCAGTTTCTGGCCCCCTACGCCATGCGCAGCAGCCAGAGCCGGGGGCGGGTCTACCCCGAGGAAGAGCACCCCTATCGCACAGCCTACCAGCGGGATCGGGATCGGATCATCCACACCACCGCCTTCCGCAGACTGGAGTACAAGACCCAGGTCTTTGTCTATTCCGAGGGGGATCACTACCGCAACCGGCTGACCCACAGCATCGAGGTGGCCCAGATCGGCCGCACCCTGGCCCGCGCCCTGGGCTGCAACGAGGATCTGACCGAGGCCATCTGCCTGGCCCATGACCTGGGACATCCGCCCTTCGGCCATGTGGGGGAAGCGACGCTCAACGAGCTCATGCGCAACTATGGCGGCTACGACCACCAACGCCAGACCTACCGCATCCTGACGGTGCTGGAACACCGCTACCCGGACCATCCCGGCCTGAACCTGACCTACGAAGTGCGGGAAGGGGTGGTGAAGCACGACACCGACTACGACGTGGTGGATGCCCGGGACTATCACCCCGAGGAACGGGGCACCCTGGAGTGCCAGCTCAGCAACCTGGCGGACGAAATCGCCTACAACACCAGCGACCTGGATGATGGTCTGCGCAGCGGCATCCTTAGCTCGGATGCGGTCCAGCAGCTGGGCATCGCCCGCAAGGTGCTGGAGAGCCTGGGCATGGATGGCCGGGTGAATCTGCACGAGACCATGAACCGCCACCGTTTCATCCGCCGGCTGGTGGGCATGGAGGTGACCGACACCATCCAGGCCACCCAGGCCGCCCTGGAAGCAGCGGAGGTCCGCTCCATCGAGGAGTTGCGGGCGCTGCCCTACAATGTGGCCGGCTACTCCGAGGAGATGCGGGAGCTCAACGCCGAGCTGAAGCGCTACCTGTTCCGAAATTTCTACCGCCACTATCGGGTGGTGCGCATGGCCAGCAAGGCAGCCCGGCTGCTGCGGGATCTCTTCACCGCCTACATGGAAGAGCCCCTCCAGCTGCCACCCCAGACCCAAAAGCGGGTGGATGGTCATCCGGAAGGGCTCGCCAGGGTGATCTGTGACTACATCGCGGGAATGACCGACCGCTACGCCATCCAGGAGCACAGGCGCCTGTTCGACCCCGAAGAGCGGGCCTGA